In one Parageobacillus genomosp. 1 genomic region, the following are encoded:
- the bshA gene encoding N-acetyl-alpha-D-glucosaminyl L-malate synthase BshA, whose product MKLKIGIVCYPTVGGSGVVATELGKLLAEKGHEIHFISSSMPFRLNKIYGNIYYHEVSVNQYSVFQYPPYDLALANKIAEVAKREQLDVLHAHYAVPHAVCAVLARQMVGGKLKIVTTLHGTDITVLGYDPSLSDMIKFGIEQSDVVTAVSNALVRQTYELLDVQKPIQTIYNFVDERVYCRKDVSYLKKEYGIGENEKVIIHVSNFRKVKRVPEVVRAFSLIRKQLPAKLLLVGDGPEMPVVSRLVEELGLNEDVRFLGKQDRLDELYSISDVKLLLSEKESFGLVLLEAMACGVPCIGTTIGGIPEVIEDGETGFLCELGNVEEIAEKAMQILTDPHLHTYMAKQAVQTVYKKFHSREIVGQYEDIYVSLAKR is encoded by the coding sequence ATGAAGCTAAAAATAGGCATCGTTTGTTACCCGACTGTAGGGGGGTCGGGCGTTGTCGCCACGGAGTTGGGAAAACTGCTGGCGGAAAAAGGCCATGAAATTCACTTTATTTCTTCGAGCATGCCGTTTCGCCTAAACAAAATATACGGCAATATTTATTATCATGAAGTGAGCGTCAACCAATATTCCGTTTTTCAATACCCGCCGTACGATTTGGCGCTCGCTAACAAAATTGCCGAAGTGGCAAAACGCGAGCAGCTCGATGTGCTGCATGCCCATTATGCCGTTCCGCACGCCGTTTGCGCCGTGCTGGCGCGGCAGATGGTCGGCGGGAAATTAAAGATTGTCACGACATTGCATGGGACGGATATTACCGTTTTAGGGTACGATCCTTCGCTGAGCGATATGATTAAATTCGGCATTGAACAATCCGATGTCGTTACCGCCGTTTCCAACGCGCTCGTTCGCCAGACGTATGAACTGCTTGACGTGCAAAAGCCGATCCAAACTATCTATAATTTTGTCGATGAACGGGTATATTGCCGCAAAGATGTCAGTTACTTAAAAAAGGAATACGGAATTGGCGAAAATGAAAAAGTGATCATTCATGTATCCAACTTTCGCAAAGTGAAACGGGTCCCTGAAGTCGTGCGTGCATTCTCGCTTATTCGCAAACAGTTGCCGGCAAAGCTTTTGCTTGTTGGCGATGGCCCGGAAATGCCGGTCGTCTCCCGCCTTGTGGAAGAGCTTGGCCTTAACGAGGATGTGCGTTTTTTAGGAAAACAGGATAGGCTGGATGAATTATATTCGATTAGCGATGTAAAGTTGCTATTGTCCGAAAAAGAAAGTTTTGGACTCGTGCTCCTTGAAGCAATGGCTTGCGGCGTGCCGTGCATCGGCACAACGATCGGCGGCATTCCGGAAGTGATTGAAGATGGGGAAACAGGGTTTTTATGCGAACTCGGCAATGTCGAAGAAATAGCAGAAAAAGCAATGCAGATTTTAACGGATCCACATCTTCATACATATATGGCCAAACAGGCGGTGCAAACCGTATATAAAAAGTTTCATTCGAGAGAAATTGTCGGGCAGTATGAAGATATTTATGTTTCGCTCGCAAAGAGGTGA
- a CDS encoding CCA tRNA nucleotidyltransferase translates to MREPFQQALGIIRQLKQHGYEAYFVGGAVRDLLLGREIGDIDIATSALPHEVMKLFPKTIDIGSQHGTVVVIHNGTPYEVTTFRTDGDYEDHRRPESVIFVRSLYEDLKRRDFTMNAIAMDEEGKLIDPFGGQDAIKKQVICTVGEAKQRFSEDALRMMRAIRFVSQLGFSLAEETRWAIVENAPLLSHISVERMTMEFEKLLEGPFASRGLSLLVETGLFSYLPQLLDKEHELKAAAGYDWNLLDSRGQRWGLLCQVLQIDAADAFLRAWKLPNRLIKEVEAVLSILREVRSFGDWTKERLFAFGLEHAISAETVRSVISGEPAEKHRQILNEMFAVLPIKTKNELAVSGKDLIEWFEKPGGPWVKEMLTAIEHAVIHGEVDNHKERIYEWLMDRNRIQEKNY, encoded by the coding sequence ATGAGAGAACCTTTTCAACAAGCGCTCGGCATCATTCGCCAGCTAAAACAGCACGGATATGAAGCGTATTTTGTCGGTGGGGCGGTGCGCGACCTTTTGCTCGGCCGGGAAATTGGCGACATTGATATCGCGACAAGCGCGCTGCCGCATGAAGTGATGAAACTGTTTCCGAAAACAATTGATATCGGTTCGCAGCACGGCACCGTCGTCGTTATTCATAACGGGACTCCGTATGAAGTGACGACGTTCCGCACCGACGGCGACTACGAAGACCACCGCCGGCCGGAATCGGTGATATTCGTCCGTTCTCTTTACGAAGATTTAAAGCGCCGCGATTTTACGATGAATGCGATTGCCATGGACGAAGAAGGAAAGCTGATCGATCCGTTTGGTGGGCAAGATGCGATTAAAAAGCAGGTCATTTGTACCGTTGGCGAAGCAAAGCAGCGCTTTTCCGAAGACGCTTTACGAATGATGCGGGCGATCCGCTTTGTCAGCCAGCTCGGCTTTTCTCTTGCCGAAGAAACAAGGTGGGCGATTGTCGAAAACGCCCCGCTGCTTTCTCATATTTCGGTAGAGCGGATGACGATGGAATTTGAAAAGCTGCTTGAGGGACCGTTTGCCAGCCGCGGCTTGTCCTTGCTGGTTGAAACGGGGCTGTTTTCCTACCTGCCGCAGCTTCTTGATAAGGAGCATGAACTAAAGGCGGCGGCCGGCTATGATTGGAACTTGCTTGACTCGCGCGGGCAGCGCTGGGGGCTTTTGTGCCAAGTGCTGCAAATTGATGCTGCGGACGCCTTTTTGCGCGCTTGGAAACTGCCGAATCGACTGATTAAAGAAGTGGAGGCAGTGTTATCCATTTTGCGGGAGGTTCGTTCGTTTGGCGACTGGACGAAAGAGCGGCTATTTGCCTTTGGATTGGAACATGCCATTTCCGCGGAAACGGTCCGTTCGGTGATAAGCGGAGAGCCAGCCGAAAAGCATCGCCAAATATTAAACGAGATGTTTGCGGTTCTTCCGATTAAAACAAAAAACGAGCTGGCTGTAAGCGGAAAGGATTTGATTGAATGGTTCGAAAAACCGGGCGGCCCTTGGGTAAAAGAAATGCTTACCGCAATTGAGCACGCCGTGATTCATGGAGAAGTAGATAATCATAAGGAGCGGATTTACGAATGGCTCATGGATCGCAATCGGATACAAGAAAAAAATTATTAG
- a CDS encoding biotin--[acetyl-CoA-carboxylase] ligase, which translates to MAHGSQSDTRKKLLELFAEANGDFISGQKISEILGCSRAAVWKHIEELRKEGFELEAVRRLGYRIVNTPDKVTANEIQLGLKTKTFGHFVHFVEEVDSTQKIALKLAYDGAKEGTLVIAEQQTAGRGRMDRKWFSPKGTGIWMSLILRPPIPPQKAPQLTLLTAVAICQAIQQVTGMVPDIKWPNDILLNGKKCVGILTELQADPDRVHSVIIGIGVNVNQTIEQFPEDIRSVATSLAIEKGERIKRARLVQEVLLQLERLYHQYLQHGFRPIKLLWEGYAVSIGKKITARTLNGSIKGTALGITDEGLLMLKDEDNHIHYIHSADIQL; encoded by the coding sequence ATGGCTCATGGATCGCAATCGGATACAAGAAAAAAATTATTAGAGCTATTTGCGGAAGCGAACGGCGATTTTATTTCCGGGCAAAAAATTAGCGAAATACTTGGCTGTTCGCGCGCCGCTGTGTGGAAGCATATCGAAGAGCTGCGCAAAGAAGGATTTGAACTCGAGGCGGTGCGCCGTCTCGGCTACCGGATCGTCAACACTCCCGATAAAGTGACCGCCAATGAAATTCAGCTCGGTCTCAAGACGAAAACGTTTGGTCATTTCGTTCATTTTGTGGAAGAAGTCGATTCCACGCAAAAAATTGCCTTAAAGCTTGCCTATGATGGGGCGAAAGAGGGAACGCTTGTTATTGCCGAGCAGCAGACAGCGGGGCGCGGCCGCATGGACCGCAAATGGTTTTCGCCAAAAGGGACGGGCATCTGGATGAGCCTTATTTTACGCCCGCCGATTCCACCGCAAAAGGCGCCGCAGCTGACGTTGTTAACCGCGGTAGCCATCTGCCAGGCGATTCAGCAAGTAACCGGCATGGTTCCTGATATTAAATGGCCGAACGATATTTTATTGAACGGCAAAAAATGTGTCGGCATTTTAACGGAGCTGCAGGCGGATCCGGACCGCGTTCATTCCGTCATTATCGGCATCGGCGTGAACGTCAACCAAACGATCGAGCAGTTTCCGGAGGACATTCGCTCCGTCGCGACATCGCTTGCTATTGAAAAGGGTGAACGGATCAAGCGCGCGCGGCTCGTGCAGGAAGTGTTGCTGCAGCTCGAGCGGTTGTACCATCAATATTTGCAGCATGGATTCCGTCCAATTAAGCTGTTATGGGAAGGATATGCCGTCAGCATCGGTAAAAAAATTACGGCGCGCACGTTAAACGGCTCCATAAAAGGAACCGCTCTCGGCATTACTGACGAGGGGCTGCTGATGCTTAAGGATGAAGACAATCATATCCATTATATTCATTCGGCCGATATTCAGCTATAA